From Malaclemys terrapin pileata isolate rMalTer1 chromosome 15, rMalTer1.hap1, whole genome shotgun sequence:
TGACAGAGACGAGGGGGTTGGTACACTTCATTTCTACGTGTTTAACTGCAGGGACAGAGGggctagtggtggtggtgggggggggagctgggagccaggactcctgggttccatccctggctctgggaagggaatgggggctggtgggttagagcggcgggggctgggagccaggactcctggggtctctccccagctctgggaggggagtgggggctggtggctagAGCAGTGGGGACTGGGATCCCAAACTCcttggttctctccccagctctgggaggggagcgaggGCTAATGGATTGGAGCGGGgcagactgggagtcagaactccGGGATTCTAGCCCTGATGGCCTCCCAAGTCCCTTGCCGatccatgactcagtttccctgtctgacAAAGGGGGGGATGATCCTGACCTACCTCCCAGGGGGTTGCGGGACGAGGCTTTCACCACCCTCCGAGGCAGGGAAGTTACAAGTACATTTCACGGTCAGTTCCCTTCCCCCTTAGCCCAGATATGACCCACTTTGTGGTGGGTCAACTGGCTTTGACCTGGGCTGTCGTATCTTTGCTCCAATCAAAGAACCGGACGTCGCCTGCCTGCGAATGCACCAGGCCCCCTTGATTGGCTCCAAGCAGCcgctggcagggaggggagggttaaACGCCTGTTTCCAGAATAGATTTGGGGTGGCAGGCCCCTTTTCAACCTGTTCACCCCAAGGTCCCCCAGGACTTAGAGGCAGCAGGTAACTCCCCCACCCCGGCATCCCGACACACACTCATTCAAAGACACTCAGAGCCAACATAatgacacacaccccctcccagctGCCCCCAGCCTCCCTGTTGCCCCCCCTCCAGTTCTTGTCCAAAGCCCCAGTCCTTCactcccccacagctctcctcATCCCAGTTTTAGGGGATCAGCGTCCTGCCCTACTCCTACCCCGCAGCCCGATCCCCCTCAGATACCTCCCCCACTTAAATGCCTTCAGGTCTCCACTGGCCCCAAATCCCAGACGCCCCCCAAGACTGCTCCAAGGGGCCAgtcacccccagaacccccttGTCTATCTCCCCTCCtacctccacctgccctggggtgccagccccccaGATCCCCCTGTACATTGGCTACCTCTTTAATCCCCTGTTCCCCTGCCCTCGGGTGCTTTTTTACCTCCCCTGAGTCCCTGTTCCATTGCCCCAGAtaagcccccagctacccccacGCCAGCCCTCCAGTTGCCACCCGAGATCCTGCAGAGACACTCCCACCAGATCCCCCAGCTGTCCCCCAAtcctcccagcatctcccacaatcaGCCCCAGTTGCCCTCCCAGTCTCCCTGGACCACCCCCCAAAGCCAGTCTCCCAATTATTCTCCCGgatcctcccagccccccacacaccaGCACCCCCAATCACCCCCCAGTTGCCCCTAACCACTCCACCATAGCTCCCCCCACCAGTCCCCCCAGACAACCCACCCACATCTCCCTGCACCCCACAACCTCCCACAATCAGCCCCAGGTGCCCTCCTAATCCCCCCAGATCCCCCTAGCTGCCTTCCCAGTCCCCCTGGAGACTCCTAACAGGCCCCAAGATCCCCCTacagcagctccccacttcccccgTCCAGCTCCCCCCAACTCAGTTCCCCAGGCGCCCCCCGGGTCCTGCTCCCCAGTTGTCCCCTGGGCCTCaaagcccagccccccccccgctccctaggccccccccggccccgctccccccccggCACTCACGGTGCGGACCTGCCGCCGCAGCAGGTAGAGCAGGAAGCTCCAGAGCTTGGTGGCGAAGGTCACGAAGGTCCGCAGGCCGAGCAGACACTGGGTCCGCATcatcccggccccggccccggccccgccgccgccccccgcccgGCCCAGCTCCGCCAGCTTCGCGCCCGGGCCGGGCCACGGGGCCGCGAGccggcggcgggggggcgggggggggtcgcgaggcccccgggcgggggggcggggcccgatccggggagggggggaggggccgaGCTCGGGGAGCCCCGGGCGGGTTCCGGGGGCGgggtcgctgggggggggggtcggtctcGCGCCTGGGCTCCGGTCGGGCTCAGCGGCCGCCCCCCCTCGGCCTGACTCCCTCTCCGCCGGCGGCGGGTTCGTTTCCGGTCCAACCCCTTCCGGGTGAGGGGTCGCGCGGCCGGACGCGGAGGAGGAACACGCACGCGCCGCGCGCGAGGACAGAAGCGGCTGGTGGGCGGGACGCATGCGCGGCGCGCGAGGACAGACTAGGCAGGGGACGCGCGCGTGCTAAATAAGGCCTACGCCCGCGCGGCCTCTGCGAGGGAGCTCTTCGAGCCGTTGCGCATGCGCCAAACTGGCCGGCGCCGAGCCAGAAGCCAAAGAGcggggagaaggaagggggagcGGCCTGAGAGGCgggtgggcggggccaggggaaaGGGGGCGGAGCTTAATGGAGAGCGACGGCTGGGGTCCCCCCAAACCAGGCGGGGCCGGGAGGATGAAGTGGGAGGGGCCAGAGGAAAGGGGCTGGGACCAGAGAGAGCAGTTGGGGCTAGCACAAAAAAGGGGCAGGGCTTGGAGGGGGACAAGTGGGTGGGGCCATCAAAAAGGGGCGTGACCTACAGCCAGACAAAGTGGGGGTGGAAGAAAGGGGGTGTGGCCAGAGACAGCAGTTGGGGCGGGGCTTGAAACAAGTGGCACCACGGGAAAGGGGGCGTCCCAGGGAGGCAAGGGGGATGTGccagggcagtgggtgggggcCATCAGAAACGGGTGTCGCCTGAGGGAGGGCAAAAGTGGGCGGGGCCAGATACAGCAGTTGGGAATGGCAAAAAGGGGCAGGGCTTAAGGGGGACCAGTGTGTGGGGCCATCAGAAAGGGGTGTGGTCAGGCCAatgaaagggggaggggcagagacagCAGTGGGACCAAGCAGAGAAAGTAGGTGGGGCCATCAGAAAGGGGCATGGTCAGATGGAGGCAAGTGGGAGGGGCCAGAGACCACAGGTATGATtagcaggaaggggcagggcttgaGGGGGGACAATGAGGTGGGGCTATCAGAAAGAGGCAGGGTCACGGGAAggcacagggcaggggaggggccagagaaaGTAGGTGGGACCATAGCATGGCCTGAGGGAGGAAAGTGGGCAGGGACAGGGCATGAGAAGTGGGCGGAGCCTAGGAAAAGGGGCTGGGCCAGACCCAAAGGGCGGGCACAAGAGGGCCAGAGTAGGtgagcccagggagctggggtggatgCCAGGCTACCACCCGCCCCTGGGCTGTGCCACGCAGAGGGTCACCTCCCCAAGCCACGGGCAACacaagcccccaccccagcatccAGTCTCCGAAGATCAGCGGGCCGCCCTCCGCCCGCTAGCTCCCCCTCCGCCAGACACACAGCACCCACACAGGTCTCCAGGGAAATCGAGGTTACATTTATTGCCCGAAGCACCGAGATCCGAACCAGCACCATTCGCGGAACTGACTGCCAACCGAGTGAACTGGCCACAGAgcgccctgcccttcacccccctccccaaccagaCCCTCTTTGCCCCGCAGCCCCCACAGTCGGGACTCATCCAACCACGGCCAGGGGTGCGGGCCAGATGGGAGTTGGCGTCCCCTACCACACACGCGCCCCCCCCCGCTCTTCACTACCAAGAAGCTCAGCGCAGTGGTGGAGATGGGggtagaacccaggggtcctgggtCCTAGTCCCCAGCTCTAACCTactagccccccctcccctcccagagctggggagagaacccaggagtccaggctcccagcccccctgatctaacccaccagcccccactcccctcccacccagcattctcctctccctccaccagTGTCAATCCCCCCCCCATGCACCACTATTAACACGCTTCAGTTTCATTTCACTGCTGAACAAGTACATGGTTTATACCACAAGGGGATAACGCTGGGGTCAGGTAGAGGTGGCAGCAGCGGGAGCTGttggcgtttttttttttttttttgtaggtccTACCAAAAAGGGGAAGCAGCTAGTTTTAAGGGCATGGGGGCCTCTCTGGACTGAAGAGGGATGAGTCCTACCGCTGCAAATTGAGGGGGCAGTTCCGATCCGGCCCTAGGGCGGGGACTAGGTGGCtcagggaatggggcatggggcctgGACCCTCTAGGGGGCCCTGGCTCCCATCCagacccagggcagggactggctggctcaggggggcgaggaatggggcaggggcctgtcccctctagggggccccagctcccatccagccccagggcagggactggctggctcaggggggcggggaatggggcatggggcctgGACCCTCTAGGGGGCCccggctcccatccagccccagggcagggcctggctggctcaggggggcgaggaatggggcagggacctgtcccctctagggggccccggctcccatccagccccagggcagggactggctgacGCAGGGGGGCGAGGAATGGGGCATAGGGTCTTTCTCCCCTCGGGGGTGCTGGTTCCCATCCACCCTTCCTTTATGGAAGTCTATTCCCATGCCATGGCAGGGGGGTGGTAGGGACGGTGGGGGGGGCTGGCAtgggtgcagtggggagggggacaagGCCCAGCCCCCCTTTTCTCGCCAGACAGATACCAACCCCAGTCAAAAGCCCACTGGCCCCATTCCCGGCCCCAGACACAGCCCTGAGCGGGGGCACGCAGCTGCGCTCCTGAGTAGCTCCCCACACGGTGGTGCCGGAGTCGGGCTCTGTCACAGATCTCTCGGAAGGTCCCGCCGGGAAGCAGAGATCCAGGGGtccatttgggggaggggggagccccacacacacacccctcggcTTTCACACGTCCAGGTCGTCGTCCGGATCCTCTTCGTCCAGGTCGTCCGCGGCGTCTGGTTCGTAGTAGATCTTCCCGGCGCTGGCCGAGGCCTCTAGCAGTGACGACTTCCtaccacggggagggagggggtggcgggtCAGCTCCCACGGATCTAGAGatcggggggcagaggagggatggctggggggcaggacggGCATCGGGAGGATTCGGAGGCAGGGCAGAGAGACCCAGGAGGGTGGGTGGAAAGGGAGCGGAGGGGCAGGGTAGAGGCCAGCGTAATTTGGTTGGTATCAGGGGCAGAAAGGaggtgggagcaagaggtgccGAGCGGAGGTGGGGGGCGTCTCCcctggggggggtgcagaggggaggcagggggcacgTGCCCCACTCACTTTTGGGCGCTGAAGTGGAAAGGCAGCGGCACCCCATCCCGGGCCCGGCGTTCCGTGTCCGACAGCCGCAGGTTGAAGGTCAAGTTGGCGGTGGGATCCGCCTGGGGGGGTGGAGACGCCCATCACACAcactgctggggggcggggaaggggagcagggcatccagcccccccccctcccaagtaTGAGTCACTCCACGGGGTCACCTCCCTCCATGGGGGGGAACGGCTTGGCTAGAGGGGCCCACAGTGGAAATCGGGGTTCTCTCAagagccccccccatccccagacagccccccaaccctaCCCCTCAATCAGTGCCCCCAATATTTCCAACaccccccatcccatgccccacaAACCTCCACTACCCTGTCCCCAAGCCAGCACCCCCAGATTCCCCCATCCCCTGAGACACCCCACAACCCCAACCAGCACCCCCAGGACCTCCAAATCTTCCCATCTCCCGAGACCCTCCCCAAATCAGCACCAATTGGTGCCCCTGGGAGGTacagttccctcccccccccccccccccccaagatcccTGAACCCACCCAGCACCTCAGATCTCTGCTAACTCCCACGCCCCTCACCTGTGAGATCCTCTATCCCACCCCCCCAACATGCTCCCCAAGACCCCCCCACGTtgcctcccccagtgccgggaGGGGCAGCTAAGCTGGGATTTCAAAAGGAACAGAGTTGGGGTGCTCCAGTGTCCAGATACCTGctgatccccccaccccactgctgtgTAACTGGGGACCTCCGGTCCCatgaggaaagggagggggaccGTACCGTGGAGTGGGGGTCGGTGTCTTCATCTCGGGGCACGCTCCCCGTGGGCTCCCCGAGGGCTTTTGGGGTGAAGCCAGCCAGGATGGTGAAATAttcctcctgggggggggggggggaagaggatgagaCAGAACCAACCCCCCCTGATTGGCATCCGctgccccccactgctgccccccccagcctcaAAGGGGGGCTGTCGCCCCTTCCATACAACTCCCTTGTCCCCTGCACACCCAGCCGCTAAGTTACCCTGACCCATCCAAGACCCCCTCCCCGCCATAACCCCCCCACTGTCCCCTGATCTggggggtccctgcccccccaatatccacccctcaccgcccccccccgaTCTGGGCGTCTCCGCCTGCCTTCCCCCACCTTCTCGAGGACCTTCCCGGTCTCCTTACGCTGGAGCATGGAGGCCAGCCGGGGGgcatcccccccactccccatgcccTCAGGggccggccccacccccaccacggCTCGAGCCAGGGAGCGGAGGGTCTCCACCAGGCCCGGCGGGTGCAGGTCGCCATGCAGCAAGGCCAGGATCCTCGTCACACGCAGGCCTGAGCGAGGAGGAAAGGGAGAGGTCAGACACCCCCACAtcgcccagagctggggagagaacccaggcgtcctggctcccagccccccctgctctaacccaccagcccccactcccctcccagagccagggatagaacccaggagtcctggctcccagctccccctgctctaacccaccatcccccctcccatcccagagccggggagagaacccaggaaccctggctcccagcgcccccggGGAGTCCAGACCTGCGCTGGCAGCCGCCATCGGGATCCGTCCCAGCACCTGGCAGACGGTGGGCAGAGGCTGGTGCAGCAGAAGCCAGCTGAGCGAGTCCAGGACGACGGTGGCAGGTCCCGCGGGTCCCCTGGCCAGTTGCCCAGAGACTCCCAGCGCTGTGAACTCCTCCCCGCTGAAGCCCCCGGCCTCCCCGGTCCAGCGCAGGGGATCTGTGAAGCCATCCTGGTATAGcaacctgggagggagagaggtcaAAGGTCAACCCAGGGGGTTCGCTGTGGGAGGGGGGTAGCTGCCCCGGTGTAACCAACGCgccgctgcctgagtctgcagagagcctaaGCCTGTTGCGTCAAGAGCGGGCAGCTACCCTGTGCCTCTGGCCCCACttattggggagggaggggtgttggCTTGGGGGGTAGGCTGGGGGACTCACCGCACAGTCACATCAGGGTCAAACCCGGCCCGGAACTCTTCCTCGGGGATTTCAAAGCCAAAAACGTGGACGGATTCCCCCCTGGAAGCACAAagtggggggtgggacagggatgAGCCATGAGCGTAGGGGAGCAGcaggccacaagggggcactggGGATCAAAGGGGCAATTGTGGGTTATGCggagggtgttgggggggagggggcactgcaCGCACCTGTGTGCTGAAGCTGCCACAAAGGTCTTGAGCAGGCTGCGGCCCTCGCACTCAATGGTGTCTGCGGGGAAAGGCCCCGGGGCCGGTGAGATGGGgattaccccccccccataggGATATACACAGACCCCGCTCCCtctctgacccccctccccttccagctccccacaagcctcccccccacagctctccctgctcctgccagcTCCCAGGCTTCCCCGCCCTCtggctccccaccaccacc
This genomic window contains:
- the ELP5 gene encoding elongator complex protein 5, whose translation is MLGELVAGATGGLVLIEDTIECEGRSLLKTFVAASAHRGESVHVFGFEIPEEEFRAGFDPDVTVRLLYQDGFTDPLRWTGEAGGFSGEEFTALGVSGQLARGPAGPATVVLDSLSWLLLHQPLPTVCQVLGRIPMAAASAGLRVTRILALLHGDLHPPGLVETLRSLARAVVGVGPAPEGMGSGGDAPRLASMLQRKETGKVLEKEEYFTILAGFTPKALGEPTGSVPRDEDTDPHSTADPTANLTFNLRLSDTERRARDGVPLPFHFSAQKKSSLLEASASAGKIYYEPDAADDLDEEDPDDDLDV